ATTTCAAAGTTTCAAACCCAAGAACGAATCAAACGATTtctgttagagagagagagagaggagataccGGAGAAGCCGTCGGAGGCTAGGGCTGCGCCGTTTCGTGGTGGCTGAGAGGGTCGAAGGCTGGGGCTACCGCTGCGCCGTTTCAACTTCCGTGGACCGTGGGGGCTGCTGCTGAGTGGCTGAGTTTAAATATAAACCCTAGGTTCCTAACCAAAACGGCTAGACTTCAGTATTGGGGGGGGGTGAATAAACGGCCAGACTTCGTCCTGACTGAAGTAAACAGCGTCGTTTGCctcccaaacggcgccgttttactAAAATTACTTTGTTTTGGCAACCAAAACAGAGtccaacgacgccgtttgggctCCGTTTTGGTATATTCAGCCtcttttttttaactctaaatcaaatattaattttgttttaatactatataatataactatatattatataagtataactatatatatatattatataagagtatagttaattagtaagttaatatatatatatatatatatatattatagtatataagcataactatatatattatagtatatatatattatatatactatataagttactatatatattatatatactatatataagttactatatatagtatatatcatataagcccttaatatatatagtatatatataatctataattatatataatataactatatattatatattaacttatagtaaactagtaatgtaaattgtaaaatataaaataagctatagtaacttatatagtaacttatagtaaattagtaatgtaaattaactaaataaggtatagtaacttatatagtaactatattattatatagtaacttatagtaaattagtaatgtcaattaactatataaggtatagttatataaaacatataaatatatatgattaatgcataaaaaatacatattatagtaactatatactatataagcccttaatatatatagtatatatataactatatattatatattgacttatagtaaactagtaatgtaaaatataaaataagctatagtaacttatatagtaacttatagtaacttatatagtaatttatagtaaattagtcatgtaaattaactatataaggtatagtaaattatagtaacttatagtaaattagtaatgtaaattaactatataaggtatagtagcttatagtaacttatagtaaattagtaatgtaaattaaggCACTAGGTAtggtaacttatatatattatataagtataaatatatattatataagagtatagttaattagtaagttaacatataactatatatattatagaatataagtataactatatatatattatataagtatagttaattagtaagttaatatatacctatatatattatagtatataagtataactatatatattatataagtatagttaattagtaagttaatatatacctatatatatatattatattatataagtataactatatatattatagtatatatattatatatactatataagttactatatatactatatatcatataagcccttaatatatatagtatatatataatctataattatatataatataactatatattatatattaacttatagtaaactagtaatgtaaattgtaaaatataaaataagctatagtaacttacatagtaacttatatagtaaattagtaatgtaaattaactaaataaagtatagtaacttatatagtaattatattattatggaAAAGTCTGAATGCAGGCATGTAGCGGACGGATGTGCGCACCAATGCTGATGTGGATTAAATAAAACGATACGTTTTACTAAAGCGGGAAGGGTTGAAattgcattttttctttttcgtttcccTCTTTTTTCGATCCGAGTTGCATCATCTTTGACTTTCCCCGTTTGAAACTCTTCATCCAGATCTCCTCCCACATCAATCTTCCCCCACACTCACTCTTGCTGAAGACTAACGTTGTAAGACTCCTCCCCCATTTGGTGGTTTCTTCTTCGGGATTGTTGTTGTTCGTGGACTCCGCAGCGTagatccgaggagtttgggTATGTGGTACGGTTCTCTTCCTCTTTTGCTTCTCTATTTTGGGTCCGTGTATTGCAAAGTTTGCCTTGGATTTCTCTTTCATTTGTTCCTCTATTTTCTAGGTTGTGTTTGGCTCTAGAGAAATTTGTAGATATTAGGGTTTTAAAACTAAAGATTTTATCTTTATTCAGATTTTATCTTTGTAGTGAGTTCCACACCTGCACATGCAGATTTTTAGTCACGTTCACGTTAAGATTCagtgtttgaatttttgaattgTGTCCATCTGTTGGTACTTCTTCTGGATGGTTAATTTGGGTGTGGTACAATTCTCTTGCTCTGTGTTCTCTATTTTGGGTTTGTGTATTGCAATGTTTGGCTTCaatgtttctttgttttgttcctCTATGGAGTATTACATAGTAAGCAAActgattattttctttatcaatgGATCATAATGATATCACCATCAATGTTAGAAATGGGTTAATTCATTTTCATGATTTGTGTGGAAGCGCATGGAGTGACATGAATTAAATTGCTTGCAGCATAATTGATTGAGTGCCATAAATATGTTGCTCATTGAAAAGAAGCTGGAAGCTATAGTACTGTATCCTAGAAGATAAATATCTGATTTTAATCTGTTCATCATGCAGTAAAGTAGACAAGTCTACCACAATAGAGCCTAAAAGAGCCCGAATGACAATATGCCAGGAAAGTAATCGTGTTCAACGAATTTCCATAAGGAAGTCGTGCTCTTTGCTAGCTGGGAAAGCTCTCAGAGCAATCCCAACAACTAGAATGCATTTGCTGCTTCTAAGTTGGCTAAGATTGATTCTAGCAGTTCAATTGGTACTAGCTCTAGTTCCTCCTAGCTTGGGCAACAAATCGATTCATGAACACATTCAACCGCCCCCTCAACCACTTGCTAATGGTAATTATTTCTTGTGATTACTAACTATTTCTTGGTACAAAAGATGGAATGTTCAAATCACTATGTTGAATATCATTTTAGAAGGATTCTTTGTCCCCATACGTTCTGCTGAATGTAGCTACTGATGTATCAAAGAAACTGGTTCATTAGTTATATTGGTTATTGGAGTCATTTACATATAaatacacaaacatacacacacacacacacaaaatgttattttttcaattctCAGTGGTGGGATTGACACATCCTTGATTGTCACCAAGAAGTTTTGTTGAATTAGTAGATTTGGGTCGGGTGGGGGTTTGGGTAGGTTTATGTTTTATAAGTCTTCCTTGATGAGATTGGTATTTTTCATCCTCGTATTATATCAAAAAGTGAAGGGGGAATTTTCTTATCAATTTAAAGTTTCTTTATGTCATCTCTGCTGCTGTACTCCATTTAAGCAAACTGAATAACAGTGACATTATAATGGTGTTTCAATGATTAAtctctattattttctttttatggcaTTTTTAACAGGGTCACAACAAGAGCACCAAACCATTAGTAAACAAACAAGTCAGTAGCAGCCTCTCCCTCCAAGCTAGTCGAAAGCAAGTCATATGTTTATACTGGCTGCGCAATCACCAAACTAGTTTTAATCATATGTTTATACAGCCCaccaaaattaaacaaaaggATGAAAAGCTCgaattatatttgatttattcaGCATCCTTTGGATGTGTTTCCCTCTTCAGTATCGCTCCAGCAAAACTAGTCTTCTCGAGGCCTAACTTTTGATGATGAATCATAGTTGCTGTAATTATGTTTTAATGTGAGCATCTTTGTAACTGATAAATTTTGAATGAGTGAGACTAATTTACATTTTAACTGAGTCAATGGATGTCCATGTTTAACGCATGGGGAAATTATTTGTTGCAACATATTGCTGTGTATGAACCATGGggtctttttggtttttggcaCTATCTCACATAGAAAATTGCACACTCTCAAAAGTTTGTATCCCctaaatggaaaagaaatacCAAATCAATGTCACAAGAGCAGGAGAATATGCAATCAAAATGACGATCTCATTCCAAGTTCATATCTTTGCAAACTGACATCTACCAACCTGATAGCACTTCAGGATGAGAAGCTGTCAAATACAAAAGCACATCCACATCTATCAACCTCATACTCCTGATACTAATATAAAATCACACCCACATCTATTAAAATGAACTCATAAGTATTTTTTACAGCCCATGAAGCAAATGTAAAGTCCAAACCACACACTACAtgggaaaacaaataaatattttttacagcCCATTATTCATGAAGTATATTTACAGAAATTAATAGTTCTATATCCCTGAATGCTTCACTCAGCTCTTGGTTGCTGTACTTGTAATTTCACCAACACTTGTACCTTAATCTGCAAGGTTAATATATTGCAATTAGCAAAATTGACGAAGTAAATAAATCAACTACTAATTTAAATGAGCAACTTTATACATTTTAAGTACATTTTTAAGAATACATACCAATGATAACAAAACCAAAATCCCCAACTATAGCTCAGGTTGTGTTCATCCACCCCTGGTTGTATTTCATCCACCCTAATTTGCATCTATGAATACCTGACTTGATGAATTCTCCATCATTTATACATTGTAGTAACTAGAATAAGGAACTCAAAACTCTTATTCTGCATCctctttctttttacttttggctGTATGAACACATTTAACtctttacaaaaactaaaagtgCATATACTCAATTTATTGAAACAGGTTGGCTACCAAATGGTGGGTCCAAAATGCTCTAGTGAGAAAAGATTAACAAGTGGGAGATTGGCTCTGATTAACCATACATCAGTGGCTACTTAATTTCCTATTGGATATTTGGCTGCATTGTGTTAAATATTCTTGACCATGAACCTGAAAATAGTTCATCTATTGagacaaatttctttgttttcaaattagtggctttacccgaacGCACAAGATCATCTAGAGAAATAGCATGATTaagtagtagtactactactacaGGCAACTAATTTTCTTCTTGGCATGATTAAGTCACAAATATTGGTTCTAGCGATACTATCCTATGTGTAATTGCTACCACattcaatttcattttatgACCGTACATGTATTCACAAATATAAGTCAATGATCTGCAGTTCATAGtgaaaaaaccaaaacagagattacaaaaaaaaaaaaaaagaaggtaaaATCGAAAGGAGATCAGgaaaaatcacttctttaagcGCTGCACCATAAGCAGTGTAAACAAACAATTGTTTTACTTAGCAAGACCAGGTTGTTGGAggtttcaaattctcatatgttCGTAACAATTTGGTTGACCAGATACATCAaggataagaagaagaagacaacatATAGGAGAATAAGAGctctgaaattaaaatatatgtggtTATTGACCACCTTGTATTACCTGTTAACCCAAACAAAATGGTTTTAGGAAGTTTTCCTCATTAGAGATGCGATAGTTTTACAGTGTAGAAGTTGAACCTCTTCCTTTTCTATCCATTCATGCAAAATATTGTgccttttttaaataatagctTCTTAAGTACGTGGCGATGAGTCGTATGAAGAACTAGAAATCCTCAAAGATGTTAATGCTACCATGTTTTTTCATGAACTACCTCttactgaagataaaatcaGTAGAGTGCACGCCGCAAGGAGGTATTAACTAGTAACATTGCTTACAAATTTACcaattactcataaaaaaaataaataaataagtttacAAATTAGTCACTTGAAATACTGCAACAAAAAGTCAGTTGGTAAGTTGTTGAAGGCAAATCATGTTATTTTCTTactaattattaaaaagaaaaggctaCATGTAGCGATAGGGATGGCAGGGAATACCAAGTTCAGATAGAGCATTTCCTTTGCTTTTTGTCATGTGCAGCTGAGAAGTCACAAATTTAATTCTTGAGGCTACATTCTCTTCTCCTCTCCCATCGATTCTCGTTCTCTCTACCTAAATCCATCCCACTCCCAGTTTTTCAGAACACCAAACTAAGGCAATTACAACAGATTTTAAGCAAATTGGTTGAGGTAGGTCTCTACATTGCAGCTTCAGGAGCGATCATCTATCAGGCTAAATGAGCATAGATCAGATCCCATACGAAGTCGAAGAAATGGGCATAAAACTTGGGCAAGAGAGGGCATATATGATGGAATGGACATAAATAAAACGAAAACAAGGGTATAAATCAACCAAATATGTTCGATAAAAAGCTAAATAAAATGCTACATCTCcaggaataaaataaattgggtatcaaaagaaaaatgcatagATGGAGCATACCTACTAGAGATGACGCAGAGGAATTCACGTAGTGGCAGAGCCGCAGAGTAGTGTAGACGAGCTTCAGGATCTGACGCTTAGGAGGTAGGTTGCGGAGGAGATCGGCCAATTTGCAGTGGAGGGAGGAACAAGGGGAGACGAAGAACTTTGGTCGGCAAACTGCGGAGGAGATCGGCCAATCTGCAGTGGAGGGGAGACAAAAAATGGCTGAGGAGATTTGCGTCATATTTTCAAGTGGGGAGACAGATGAAAATGGTTGAGGTCGTCCAATCTTCTTCTCTTCgtttttttctaaatgaaaaaaagTGTCTTATTGCAGGTGCACAGCGGACTAATCACAAAGAcaaatgagagatgaaaatggaGAAAGTGAGGCAAGAGTTGGTCGCGACACTAAAAATGGTGGAGAAGATCTGTGAAGTGAACTCGGAGGACGTGGTCGCGGAGGATGTGCTCGCAGAGGTGCTCAAAGAGGCTACAGCGGACGAACGGGAGAGATGAAACAAATCTTCTGAAGCACGTTTCGTGTTTTcctctttttattgttttgcttccctccttttttttttttttttttaaacttgccACATCATCAATAGTCCGCATTTTCGCCCGCGGTATGCTTGCATATAGAAAAactctattattatatagtaacttatagtaaattagtaatgtcaattaactatataaggtatagttatataaaacatataaatatatatgattaatgcataaaaaatacatattatagtaactatatactatataagcccttaatatatatagtatatatataactatatattatatattgacttatagtaaactagtaatgtaaaatataaaataagctatagtaacttatatagtaacttacagtaaattagtaatgtaaattaactatataaggtatagtaacttatagtaaattagtaatgtaaattaaggCACTAGGtatggtaacttatatagtaactatattaacttataataacttatagtaaattagtaatgtaaattaactatataaggtatagtaattagtaacttatagtgtaactaataactatattaacttatagtaacttatagtaaattagtaatataaattaacttatactaactatattaacttatattattcattataatgtttatacattattatttattagatgttaatatattgataacacatatttttataaaatatgcaaaatatCGAAGTCGGAGTCGGTGTGTCGAAGTCGGATCGGAACGGAATCGGAGTTGGGACACCtctacctccgactccgacttctaggggaaaaaaaactccaactccgacttcaATTCGTCAGAATCGGAGCGGATCAAaaccggagtcggattttcaaatttctgctcagccctaacTGTCACCCCACGCATTCACACTATTAacacatgttatattattaaagAGGTTGGGCTCTTTAAGACTGTTAATCACTCTGTCTACTTGGACTTGTGTTCGGTCAAATAAACTCATTACAAAACTCGGGCCCAGAAAGCAAAAGCAACCGAATAAAATATCAGAATTCAGTTCATATTCATAGCTCCTCGATTTTCAGCTCATTCCAAGCAGAATAAGCACATTTCATATTTGAGTTACAAAATTAGCACATTTAACTTAAAACATATTTGGGAATCGGAACACAGAACTACTGCAATCATATCTGATTAAACATGCTGCTGCTATTTGGTTTTCCCGAGATTTTGTGGAGGATTGAAAGCTACGCCGCAAGCTCCAAAATATTTGGAGACTAGTTCGAGCTATTTCCATAACTTCACAGTGTTGTCATGACTTGCTGAGGCAACCATTCCGGTGACAGGTGATTGTGCCAAAGCCGAGATGATGTTCTCGTGTGCTGAAATTGTCATGCTTTTGTTCTCAGCCATGTTCCATAACTCCAATGACTGCAACCCATCACCCACGGTTTGCAAAACaacaaatagtaataaatttaaCCTTACTTGAAGCATGAAAGCTCCGTTCCATATGACTATGCATGCATTTTTACAAAACCAGAAGGCAGAATCACTTTGTCACAAGAATAAAATCATAGCAAGGAGACAAAAAGAACCAAGAAGCATATTACACACACTACATAGAGTCATGCGTATGCATTATACCTCGAAGGGATGCTCAAAGCTCAAAGAAAAATAGCCATTAGGTTGATAACCGGCCAAGTCGAAGTGAAGTGCAATACAAACTGTGCATGGTATTACTTCCATTTCCAAGGGATTTACAAACACCCAAGCAGAGTTAGTGTGAACGTTGCATAGGGATAAAAGTATACATTTTCAccaataattaaaactaatccCCACCTCCCGAAACCAATGGGTTCAATGTTTCAATGGTAAAGGGGTGGAACGGAATTGGGCATTAGGGCTGAGCCAATCTTAGCAACATAAAACtgccaacaaacaaaaacaaagaatccAGGGTAGCAACCTCCTCATTACGATCTGAGGACTGGCAGCAAATGGAATGAAACCTttgatgtgaggaaaaaaaacatGATAATGATACTCCTGCAACTCTTTTATGACTATTTTATAACTTGTTTTACACTAATCTGTGTAGTTGTACCATCAAtgcaagttattttattttctaaaaatttacTCCATGAAGAGTACTAGGAATTACCGAGATTCCTCCAATGACCAAGAGAGTTGAATAACTAGGGTGAAAGACACAAGAGTGGAACTGATTCCCATTAGAGCCGAGCTCCTGAATGCACTCTCCTGAAACTAATGACCAAATCTTCACCAAGTTCTGACTAACAGATGCCAAGTAATCTCCATTTGCATCCCAGCAAATATAATTTACCATTTCCGAATGTCCCTATGAGGAAGATGGAggatttagatatatatatatatatatatatataaaaacaattaaaccaGGTGCTACCAAAAGAAGTGACACAATCAACATCTCAAGAGGAGGTTGTGTCAGTTAGTCAACCTCAGCCGATACTTGTCAGCAACCACATATCCCTTACCTGGAATGAATATGTTTGCCTGTTAGTTTCAACATCAAAGATGGACACCACTTGATCTGAAGCTGCTGCCAACAACTGTCCAATTCTTGGTTGAAATCTCACCTGTGTCATACCTCCCTATACCAAACAATGGAAGATTAGATGTTGCACCTCTTGTTTTttgcttgtcaaaaaaaaaaaaaaaaaaacaatggaaGATTAGAACAAATTAATAACTTCAGTGCAGCTTTAACACTGAACATAGACCAAAAGTGGAAAGAAAGAACCAACCTTGGAGACATGAGTTCGGGAGAATGGATTAATGTTCCAATGGTGTATTTCATTGTTATTATCACAGAAACAGAACAGATCAGTCTTCTTTGGGTGGAAATCAAGGGACATAACAGCCGAAGCGTGTGCAGTATATGCATGCAGACAATAGCTTGGCTGCCAGGATATCTCTTGTAAGTTAATCTTGGGAGTAGAGTAGAAATTGAATATACAACTTATTGAAtgagaatacatattataagaaaaacacACAGCACATGGAAAGCAATGCCTCTGAAGTCTAGAAAAATGTTGCAAATTAATATTAAACCAAAACCCACGTTTTAGGTGGAAGAGAAAGATGGTGACATTACATTTGCTGCATCCCATAATCGCACAGACTTATCCACTGAAGCTGTAGCCAGCTGAGATGAGTTCGGCCTAAAGCGAACATCTGTAATCAATGATTTGTGTTCTTCAGGGGTGCTTTCTGTATTTAGTGTGTCCATGTTCCAGAGGGCAACCTAATACATACAGCAATGTAAATATACTTTAgaatttattctttctttacTTCCATTATATTGTTTATTCCAAGGTGAAAGAGTGGCTAAACTAATTGGagaacaaataataaaattgcaaagcaaaagaatatcattttttttatgagtaaacaaaagaatatcattGATCGCAACAGAAACAGGTAGCCATCATTGATATAGACCTGTTGGTTTAAATGGCATATAAATGGTTCTTCCTGTGTGACCTCCAAGTCTGAGGTCAGTGGTTGGCTATGAACAAAGTGACATTATAGTTGTTATACAATTCATTGGTGTTCTTGTGTACCAAAAATGGTAAGAAAATATAATTCCCACAATGTCATATGCGTTCCTCAAAACCGGCATTTTCTCCTCACTCCAAAAGGAAATATACCTTCTTGTCATGTCCAGCATAAGCAAGCAACTTCCCATCTGAAGAAAAATGACAGCAAGTAACCATGCCGTTTCTTGTCCGCATGCAACTAACTTCGCTGAAGGTAAAACCTGAAACACAGAATGTAGCCATAGGTACCTTCGAGAGCAAATCAATTGCCACAAGCCTTCATGGACGCAATATGATGATGAGATACCTTTAGAAGACTCTTTTTGGTGCTCAGTTGGACTTTGCTTCAATGTCCCATATAAGTTCCCTCCATCTCCATCATGAGACAGAAATGACTCCACATTATCATCTAAAGCACTGACATCTCCAAATCGTTCCATATCTTcctgaaataaaaataactttctcAGAAGCATACTAATATTCCACTCTATTTGGCTTCTATGTTATGGTACCTATATGGCAGATACATCTCTACAAACTCAATGCTCAAACATCTGTTTATATGAGAGCTCAATTGAAGATGATTTCCAAGAAGATGTCATATATTTATTGTGAAACAATAACCAATAAGTTACTTATACACTCAGAGATCAAGAAACCAGATCTACCATATATCTTAACTAAATTGATGAATAAGATGTCTACTGAATGGCTCTAAAATAGGTTAAAATCAAAAGCTTAATATCAACATACAAGCAgattagaagatgatgcaagGCCTGCCGTCCCCTCAGGACCATACATCATCAAGCTTTTAGGCACACTGTTAACATGCTGGATGCTACTTGCTGTTGTTATTCCATCGCCAGGTGTGTGGGTGGATGGTGGAGAACTAGGAGAAGGGCCAACCGTATTTCCTGTACCAGTGCTGTTTGCAGCTCCAGAAGAAGAAtgctgttttctttttctggaaTTCtgcaaccaaaaacaaaaagctaACGACACAAGTCTTCTAATTGAAAATGTGGCAGCAGGAATCCTTTGAATTGTAAACAGTATATTCCCAGGAAATAGATTACAGTGACAGTTAACAATTTAACCCAGACAAAAAGATATCTAGTTATCTGCATAATctgaaaaattaattataacctGTTGCAATTGGTCCTGTTGTTGAGATGAAGAATGTTGCATCTGGCCCATCTTCATCTGCTGAATGCCCACCAAAGGCTCAGAAAGACTATTTACACAGATAACTAAGTGAAGTTGAAAATACTAAACTATTTCATATGGCCACTGATGACACAATTCAGAAAATCTAGAATAACATATAATCTGCTTGAAAGAGAGCTAGTATGGTTATGCATACACAGACAACAGACATAGGAATACTtattttctctgtttctgttttgGATGGGATGGTACATTCATAATCTTCTATAATTGAACGAACATTTAAACATAAGTAACATGGATGGAAGTGCCTTATATGCATGCACTAGAATAGGCACACACCCTTGCATTACAGAATCAATTAAATTATTGATCCACTCAGAAATTTCCTatgtgatctctctctctctctctctctctctctctctctctctctctctctctctctctctcatacacgGGTGTGCATAGGCACCCATGCATATGGAGCTTGCAAATATAGATTTATCTTTTTGGTTGTAAATGCCTCTTCCTAGCAGTGAAAAAACCAATGCAAATTAGTTCGAAAATAAATCAGGGTCTACACTCAGGCTTCAGCTTCTACTCCTAACAAACAAACCCACTAGGCAAATTAGGCAATACGATGTATATTTGGTAATTTATTATATCTGGGAGTCATTCCCACCCTTTTGGTCTCCTTTacctatatataacatttacaTTGGCTGAGAAAAATGTTCCTTTGTGCTGAATTCTCACAAAGAGATGATAACTAACTCCAAACGATTTTCTTTATAAGCATAAATAACGCCAAATGTACAACctaattaataaagaaaattaccaaaactacaaaaatattgaatttatgaTTAAGAAACATCTAGATTAGAAAAAAATGGTAGTAATAAAATCAACTATGCCCTGGACTGTGGAGTTCCAACTTCCAAAATCACATTTATCCCTTCTGGCCATTATAGAAGaaagttacttttataattCTTAAGGCTTTAAAAACAATTGATGGGTGACAAGTGATACTCTGGATTGTCATGAACGTGTTAGGTCACACATTGGGAGAGTAGATCATGAAGATGTTGCACAAGTGCTAAATCACACATTGGATATTTACTAGGTAGAACtaacattataaaatttttttattaaaaaaacatttacaaTATTCCAGAGAACTCCAATTAACTTTGATTAATCTTTTTGGAATATAACATAGATGAGACTGTTACCGTATACAATTTTAGGAATGTTTTATTATTAGCTATACATATTATCTTACCATGTATAGATGCTGAATATTAGGAATCAGTTAGACTTATACTTCCATGTATAGATGgaatttacaatatatataatgaaggTGGCCAAATCAGATGGCAACTTTTCCAAAACCTCTCTTCGTATATTTCTGGTCTCTCTAGTATTTTGACAGAGACTAGCAGATCCCTAGTTCATCATATAATGTGGTATCATGGCACTACGCAATGAGAGCCTTGACAAGCACATCAAAGATTTGGGTAGGGTAGATTGTGAAACCAGGGATTATTATAGATGCGTTAAGTCCCACATTC
This is a stretch of genomic DNA from Carya illinoinensis cultivar Pawnee chromosome 3, C.illinoinensisPawnee_v1, whole genome shotgun sequence. It encodes these proteins:
- the LOC122303705 gene encoding uncharacterized protein LOC122303705; translation: MCKVDKSTTIEPKRARMTICQESNRVQRISIRKSCSLLAGKALRAIPTTRMHLLLLSWLRLILAVQLVLALVPPSLGNKSIHEHIQPPPQPLANGSQQEHQTISKQTSQ
- the LOC122303704 gene encoding uncharacterized protein LOC122303704; translation: MTQISSAIFCLPSTADWPISSAVCRPKFFVSPCSSLHCKLADLLRNLPPKRQILKLVYTTLRLCHYVNSSASSLVERTRIDGRGEENVASRIKFVTSQLHMTKSKGNALSELD